In Hwangdonia lutea, a single window of DNA contains:
- the glmM gene encoding phosphoglucosamine mutase yields the protein MTLIKSISGIRGTIGGQVGDNLTPIDAVKFASAYGVWLKQRRNKENYRVVVGRDARISGEMIQNLVMNTLVGMGIHVIDLGLSTTPTVEIAVPMEHADGGIILTASHNPKQWNALKLLNEKGEFLDAVEGAKILEIAESDTMEFSDVDSLGKITKNDAYIDLHIDEVLKLPLVNAKAIEAANFKVVVDGVNSTGGIAIPLLLERLGVHAIKLFCDPTGHFPHNPEPLKEHLGDLSKKVVEENADFGIVVDPDVDRLAFMDENGDIFGEEYTLVACADYVLSKTPGNTVSNMSSTRALRDVTEKYGGTYEASAVGEVNVVKLMKKNNVVIGGEGNGGIIYPDSHYGRDALVGVALFLSLLAERKISVSALRKTYPNYFMSKKKIQLTPGLDVDGILKTIESRYQNEQLTTIDGVKIDFADSWAHLRKSNTEPIIRIYTEAKSQEEADGLADKFIEEIGAIAKI from the coding sequence ATGACATTAATAAAATCAATTTCAGGAATTCGAGGAACCATTGGCGGACAAGTAGGCGATAATTTAACACCAATCGATGCGGTTAAATTTGCATCGGCTTACGGTGTTTGGTTAAAGCAGCGACGCAACAAAGAAAACTACCGTGTAGTGGTTGGCAGAGATGCGCGAATTTCTGGTGAAATGATTCAGAATTTAGTGATGAATACCTTGGTTGGAATGGGCATCCATGTGATTGATTTAGGCTTGTCTACAACTCCAACTGTTGAAATAGCCGTACCTATGGAACATGCCGATGGCGGTATTATTTTAACAGCAAGCCACAACCCAAAACAATGGAATGCTTTAAAGCTCTTAAATGAAAAAGGTGAATTTTTGGATGCGGTTGAAGGGGCGAAAATTTTAGAAATTGCTGAAAGCGATACCATGGAGTTCTCTGATGTGGACAGCTTAGGAAAAATAACAAAAAACGATGCTTATATTGATTTGCATATTGATGAGGTTTTAAAGTTGCCTTTGGTAAACGCTAAAGCCATTGAAGCTGCCAATTTTAAAGTGGTTGTTGATGGAGTAAATTCTACGGGAGGCATTGCCATTCCTTTGCTTTTAGAGCGCTTGGGCGTGCATGCCATTAAATTGTTTTGCGATCCAACAGGGCATTTTCCACACAACCCAGAACCATTAAAGGAACATTTGGGAGATTTATCTAAAAAAGTAGTTGAGGAAAATGCGGATTTCGGAATTGTGGTCGATCCCGATGTAGACCGATTGGCCTTTATGGATGAAAATGGAGATATTTTTGGAGAAGAGTATACGCTTGTGGCTTGCGCCGATTATGTGTTGAGTAAAACTCCAGGAAATACAGTAAGTAATATGAGTTCTACTCGAGCTTTGCGCGATGTTACCGAAAAATATGGAGGAACCTACGAAGCGAGTGCCGTTGGTGAAGTGAATGTTGTTAAGTTGATGAAAAAAAACAATGTAGTTATTGGTGGCGAAGGCAATGGCGGTATTATTTATCCCGACTCGCATTACGGGCGCGATGCTTTGGTTGGTGTGGCTTTATTTTTAAGCTTGTTGGCAGAAAGAAAAATAAGTGTGAGCGCATTGCGTAAAACTTATCCGAATTATTTTATGAGTAAAAAGAAGATACAGTTAACACCGGGATTGGATGTTGACGGTATTTTAAAAACCATAGAAAGCCGTTACCAAAACGAGCAATTAACTACCATTGATGGCGTAAAGATTGATTTTGCCGATAGTTGGGCGCACCTGCGTAAAAGCAACACCGAACCCATTATTAGAATTTATACCGAAGCAAAATCGCAAGAAGAAGCCGATGGATTAGCCGATAAGTTTATCGAAGAAATAGGGGCTATAGCTAAGATTTAG
- a CDS encoding vanadium-dependent haloperoxidase, producing MKLNKASLILLTFAIGFTSCKEPPEPIVISPNHFHASVDKVIEVMVHDIFSPPVASRIFAYPNIAAYEIMAQKDSTYQSLKGQISHLKDIPKPANSIAINYPLSALMAHIEVSKRLIFSEQRIETFRDSLYHIWETKNKTEFEASKNYALQVSNFITDWLNNDNYSQTRTMNKFDLDPNNEARWQPTPPAYMDGLEPHWGKIRPFVIDSASQYRPVPPPPFSMDEDSHFYKELKEVYDISNKITENGDESEEVLIARFWDCNPYVSVTRGHLMFAVKKITPGAHWIGITKIACKTEEADFNRTVFAYTKTSIAIADAFISCWDEKYRSNLVRPETLINKYWDDDWKPILQTPPFPEYTSGHSVVSGAASTVLTDIFGDNFSFLDDTETAYGLPIRPFPSFNVAAKEAAMSRMYGGIHYRAAVEVGIGQGIKIGDLVNTRLQMKN from the coding sequence ATGAAATTAAATAAAGCATCATTAATACTGCTTACTTTTGCGATTGGCTTTACGTCGTGCAAAGAGCCCCCAGAACCCATCGTTATATCGCCCAACCATTTTCATGCTTCGGTAGATAAGGTTATTGAGGTTATGGTACACGATATATTTTCACCACCTGTGGCTAGTCGAATTTTTGCTTACCCCAATATTGCCGCTTACGAAATTATGGCTCAAAAGGATAGCACATATCAATCGCTCAAAGGTCAGATTTCACATTTAAAAGACATTCCCAAACCCGCTAATTCCATTGCAATTAACTACCCTTTATCTGCTTTAATGGCTCACATTGAAGTTAGTAAACGTTTGATTTTTTCAGAACAACGCATCGAAACCTTTCGCGATAGCTTATATCACATTTGGGAAACGAAAAATAAAACAGAGTTTGAAGCATCAAAAAATTACGCTTTACAGGTCTCCAACTTTATTACAGATTGGTTAAATAACGACAATTACAGTCAAACCCGAACCATGAACAAATTCGACCTCGACCCCAATAACGAAGCACGTTGGCAACCCACCCCACCCGCCTATATGGATGGTTTAGAACCGCATTGGGGCAAAATTCGTCCTTTTGTTATCGATTCGGCATCACAATACAGACCCGTTCCCCCACCTCCATTTTCAATGGATGAAGATTCACATTTCTATAAAGAACTGAAAGAAGTTTACGACATCAGTAATAAAATAACGGAAAATGGCGATGAATCCGAAGAAGTTTTAATAGCCCGCTTCTGGGATTGCAACCCTTATGTTTCGGTAACTCGTGGCCATTTAATGTTTGCCGTAAAAAAAATCACCCCAGGCGCTCATTGGATAGGTATTACCAAAATTGCATGCAAAACCGAAGAAGCCGATTTTAACCGTACCGTTTTTGCCTATACAAAAACTTCTATCGCCATAGCCGATGCGTTTATTAGCTGTTGGGACGAAAAGTACCGTAGTAACTTGGTACGCCCAGAAACATTGATTAACAAATATTGGGATGACGATTGGAAACCTATTTTACAAACACCGCCATTTCCTGAATACACGAGCGGACATTCGGTGGTTTCGGGGGCTGCATCAACTGTGTTAACAGATATTTTTGGAGATAATTTTAGCTTTTTGGACGATACGGAAACCGCCTATGGCCTGCCAATACGCCCGTTTCCTTCGTTTAATGTTGCCGCGAAAGAAGCAGCCATGAGTAGAATGTATGGCGGCATTCATTATAGAGCAGCTGTGGAAGTGGGTATTGGCCAAGGCATAAAAATTGGCGATTTGGTAAACACTCGTTTACAGATGAAAAATTAA
- a CDS encoding lysophospholipid acyltransferase family protein, producing MQFLIYILVYPFLWLISILPFRLLYILSDGVYILLYHVIGYRKKVVSNNLRLVFPDKPETELKRIRKAFYKHLCDMFLEMAKTMSISETALRKRFKLKNPEEFKRLESLNKSILLMYGHYASWEWSLELQNHVSYKGFGVYKKLANKHFDKLVRNIRSKFNTTLISTKETIGVINDNEAKGIKSIIAFLSDQSPRLSKEVYWGEFMGIEVPCFTGAERLAKKLDLTIAYLKVTKVKRGFYEAEIMTLAEQPKDYKDYELTDMFLREVEKQIYEAPEYYFWTHKRWKHRDKEVI from the coding sequence ATGCAATTTCTAATTTATATTCTTGTTTATCCGTTTTTGTGGTTAATTTCCATCTTGCCTTTTAGGTTGCTTTATATACTTTCCGATGGTGTTTATATTTTATTATACCACGTAATCGGTTATCGCAAAAAAGTGGTTTCCAATAATTTAAGACTTGTTTTTCCGGATAAACCCGAAACTGAATTAAAACGAATTAGAAAAGCATTCTACAAGCATTTATGCGACATGTTTTTAGAAATGGCAAAAACGATGAGCATTTCTGAAACCGCACTAAGAAAACGTTTTAAACTTAAAAATCCGGAGGAATTTAAACGTTTGGAATCTTTAAATAAAAGCATCCTTTTAATGTACGGGCATTATGCAAGTTGGGAGTGGTCTTTAGAGCTTCAAAACCATGTAAGTTATAAAGGTTTTGGTGTTTATAAAAAACTTGCAAATAAACATTTTGATAAGCTGGTGCGTAATATTCGGTCTAAATTCAACACCACATTGATTAGCACAAAAGAAACTATTGGTGTGATTAACGACAACGAAGCAAAGGGCATAAAAAGCATCATAGCATTTTTAAGCGACCAGTCGCCCAGACTAAGTAAAGAGGTGTATTGGGGCGAATTTATGGGTATTGAGGTACCCTGTTTTACGGGTGCCGAACGCTTGGCAAAAAAACTGGATTTAACCATCGCATATTTGAAAGTGACCAAGGTAAAACGTGGGTTTTATGAAGCTGAAATCATGACGCTTGCCGAACAACCAAAAGACTATAAAGACTACGAACTTACCGATATGTTTTTACGTGAAGTTGAAAAACAAATTTACGAAGCACCCGAATATTATTTTTGGACGCATAAACGCTGGAAGCATCGGGATAAAGAGGTTATTTAA
- a CDS encoding rhomboid family intramembrane serine protease has product MGKIDLITIILIAANVIISYKGFSDYSFFEKYKFNVGAVKRGEQIRLFSSGFLHADNAHLFFNMFTLFFFADVVIKAMGTFSFVIVYVGSLLLGSLLSLYFHKNEYHYSAVGASGAVSGIIYSAILLQPGMSLYMFFIPIPIPAYLFGIGYLLYSIYGMKNRIGNIGHDAHFGGAVGGYVITLILAPWLFKTNLLMIGLLALPIVLLYVLKRMGKM; this is encoded by the coding sequence ATGGGCAAAATAGATTTAATTACAATTATACTTATAGCAGCTAATGTTATTATATCGTATAAAGGTTTTAGTGATTATAGCTTTTTTGAAAAATATAAGTTTAATGTTGGCGCGGTAAAACGAGGCGAGCAAATTAGACTGTTTAGTTCGGGTTTTTTACATGCCGATAATGCCCATTTGTTTTTTAATATGTTCACTCTGTTTTTTTTCGCAGATGTGGTAATCAAAGCCATGGGTACATTTAGCTTTGTAATTGTTTATGTGGGGAGTTTGCTCTTGGGGAGTTTATTATCGCTTTATTTTCATAAAAACGAATATCATTATAGTGCCGTTGGTGCTAGTGGTGCGGTTTCTGGTATAATTTATTCTGCTATTTTATTGCAACCCGGAATGAGCTTGTACATGTTTTTTATTCCCATTCCCATTCCAGCCTATCTTTTTGGTATCGGATATTTACTTTATTCCATTTACGGCATGAAAAATAGAATAGGTAATATTGGTCACGATGCTCATTTTGGCGGCGCCGTTGGTGGTTATGTTATTACTTTAATTCTAGCGCCATGGCTGTTTAAAACCAATTTATTAATGATTGGTTTATTGGCTTTACCCATTGTTTTGCTGTATGTTTTAAAACGAATGGGTAAGATGTAA
- the ggt gene encoding gamma-glutamyltransferase, which produces MKHFTSLFLIVFLIISCKKPESSLVDKTQKRGLITQKAMVVSARVEASKIGSDILKKGGNAFDAMVATELALAVSFPYAGNIGGGGFMVYRKNNGEIGGIDYREKAPLAATKDMYLDADGNVIPEKSTLGAMAVGVPGTVAGVFAVHEKLGSLPIETIIKPVIDLARKGVVVTKKQERRIKHFQPYFRKANKDSILLEQAWKENDTIKYNALANTLERILQNGRDEFYKGKTAKKLAAFIQENGGIITEEDLAKYEAKWRTPITFNYDDLKVISMSPPSSGGICLAQIMKMVEPFPLHEYGHNSLKSIQVITEAERRAYADRSFYLGDPDFVNIPSITLIDASYLNERMDDFSFEKATKSSDVSHGTIQIIESNETTHYSIIDQFGNAIAATTTINAGFGSKLYCSELGFFLNNEMDDFSSKPGVPNMFGVTGGEANSIAPQKRMLSSMTPTIVEKNGALFITLGTPGGSTIITSVLQTILNVHEFDMTMQEAVNAPRFHHQWLPDEIRMEPRAFDADLINQLKKLGYIINEKDAPVIGKVDGIMVLEDKTLEGGADRRGDDTAVGF; this is translated from the coding sequence ATGAAGCATTTTACCTCACTTTTTCTGATTGTATTTCTAATTATTTCTTGTAAAAAACCTGAATCATCATTAGTCGATAAAACTCAAAAAAGAGGTTTAATTACTCAAAAAGCTATGGTGGTTTCCGCACGTGTTGAAGCCTCTAAAATAGGTAGCGATATTCTTAAAAAAGGCGGCAATGCTTTTGATGCGATGGTGGCCACCGAATTAGCTTTGGCGGTTTCGTTTCCCTATGCCGGAAATATTGGCGGTGGCGGTTTTATGGTGTACAGAAAAAACAATGGCGAAATTGGAGGCATTGATTACCGCGAAAAAGCACCATTAGCTGCAACAAAAGATATGTATTTGGATGCCGATGGCAACGTTATTCCAGAAAAGAGCACTTTGGGCGCTATGGCCGTTGGTGTTCCGGGTACGGTTGCCGGTGTATTTGCTGTGCATGAAAAACTAGGGTCTTTGCCCATTGAAACTATCATAAAACCCGTAATAGACTTGGCCAGAAAAGGTGTTGTGGTTACCAAAAAACAGGAACGTAGAATTAAGCATTTTCAACCGTATTTCAGAAAGGCCAATAAAGACTCCATTCTTTTAGAACAAGCTTGGAAAGAGAACGACACCATAAAATACAATGCATTAGCCAATACTTTAGAACGTATTTTGCAAAACGGCAGAGATGAATTTTACAAAGGTAAAACCGCTAAAAAACTGGCGGCCTTTATACAAGAAAATGGCGGCATAATTACCGAAGAAGATTTGGCAAAATACGAAGCCAAATGGCGCACACCAATAACCTTTAATTATGACGATTTAAAGGTGATATCGATGTCGCCACCATCAAGCGGCGGAATATGTTTGGCACAAATCATGAAAATGGTTGAGCCTTTTCCACTGCATGAATATGGGCACAATTCATTAAAATCCATTCAGGTGATTACCGAAGCTGAACGACGTGCCTACGCCGATAGAAGTTTTTATTTGGGCGATCCCGACTTTGTAAACATACCGAGCATTACCTTAATTGATGCTTCGTATTTAAATGAGAGAATGGATGATTTTTCATTTGAAAAAGCCACAAAATCCAGTGATGTGTCGCATGGTACTATTCAAATTATAGAAAGCAACGAAACTACCCACTACTCTATTATCGACCAATTTGGCAACGCCATTGCTGCCACAACAACAATAAATGCAGGGTTTGGCTCGAAATTATATTGCTCAGAACTTGGGTTTTTCTTAAATAACGAAATGGATGATTTTAGCAGCAAACCCGGAGTTCCCAACATGTTTGGTGTTACGGGTGGCGAAGCCAATAGTATTGCCCCACAAAAACGCATGCTAAGTTCTATGACACCAACTATTGTTGAAAAAAATGGTGCATTATTTATAACCTTGGGTACACCCGGTGGATCAACCATTATCACTTCGGTATTGCAAACCATTTTAAATGTACACGAATTTGATATGACCATGCAAGAAGCGGTAAACGCACCTCGATTTCATCACCAATGGTTGCCGGACGAGATTAGAATGGAACCCCGTGCTTTTGATGCAGATTTAATAAATCAGCTTAAAAAATTAGGCTATATCATTAACGAAAAAGATGCGCCCGTAATTGGTAAAGTCGACGGAATCATGGTTTTAGAGGACAAAACGTTAGAGGGCGGTGCAGATCGTCGAGGAGATGATACGGCTGTCGGTTTTTAA
- a CDS encoding acyl carrier protein phosphodiesterase, producing the protein MNYLAHIYLSGENDLVTIGNFMADGIKGKKYKKYAKDIQIGILLHRHIDTFTDAHKTVRKSTKRLHKKYGHYSGIIVDILYDHFLAKNWDNYSDIPLEDYVNTFYDSLEEHYPILPIRIQKMMPYMITDNWLLNYASIEGIQRVLEGMNRRTKNRSGMNEAVIELEAFYTDFEDEFTSFFDELITSSKQKLKELNTIL; encoded by the coding sequence ATGAATTACTTAGCGCATATTTATCTTTCGGGTGAAAACGACCTTGTAACCATTGGTAATTTTATGGCCGATGGGATAAAAGGAAAAAAATATAAAAAGTATGCCAAAGACATTCAAATTGGCATTTTATTGCATCGGCACATTGACACCTTTACCGATGCCCACAAAACCGTTAGAAAAAGCACTAAGCGATTGCACAAAAAATACGGACATTATTCGGGTATAATTGTCGATATTTTATACGATCATTTTCTCGCCAAAAATTGGGATAATTATTCCGATATTCCTTTAGAAGACTATGTGAACACGTTTTACGATTCGTTGGAAGAACATTACCCTATCTTGCCCATTCGTATTCAAAAAATGATGCCTTATATGATCACCGACAATTGGTTGCTTAACTATGCGTCCATTGAAGGTATTCAAAGGGTTTTGGAGGGCATGAACAGGCGCACAAAAAACCGCTCTGGTATGAACGAAGCCGTTATCGAATTAGAGGCATTTTACACGGATTTTGAAGATGAATTCACTTCTTTTTTTGATGAATTGATAACCTCTTCCAAACAAAAATTAAAAGAATTAAACACTATTTTATGA
- a CDS encoding VCBS repeat-containing protein yields the protein MNNFKLIIVLFGLLTVSCNQKNDPLFISATSQNTGLNFKNTITETNDLNILDYIYFYNGGGVALGDINNDGLPDIFLSGNQVKNKLYLNKGNLKFEDITDKANVGGNSSWNTGAIMGDVNGDGLLDIYVCAVVGLNGFNGHNELYINNGDQTFTEKAADYKLDFQSYSTSAAFLDYDLDGDLDLYLLNHAVHTDDSYKGVSIRQKRNDKTGDKLLRNDGGIFTDVSETAGIIGSISGYGLGVSIADFNQDAYPDIYVGNDFYEDDYYYLNNGDGTFSEKLRDYFGHASRFSMGNDAADINHDGWPDLMSLDMLPEDEVVLKSSQGDDNVQTQNVRKLMFGYHYQFTRNMLHVNQHNSNYLETGLLSGVAATDWSWSCLFADFNQDGMQDIFVTNGILKRPNDLDFTNFFSNDKIQNNRHNSKLMNQEALDAMPSGKVSNYMFKGSENLVFKDVSEQWIPDEKLVSGATALADLDNDGDLDIVVSNLNENVSLYVNQTNNLPTNKTSYLKIKFNYTNPNAFGIGSKVFAYHQGKLQYKELYTARGFQASSEPMVHFGFDSIKNIDSLKIIWPNKTSQTIKNVALNQTLTIKPNGATPFDYKSLLNNQTKLFKKLDDNLGIDFTHVEDKYLDFNRQKLIPYRVSDRGPAVAVGDLNNDGKEDVYFGGSKQKASKIYFQTDTSFIEKRINSIANDSIKEEVAAVIADFNKDGKNDIIIGSGGGDYSNKTKPLLDSYFLQNDEGFTIETFPEFYENASVIIANDIDNDGDLDVFIGSNAVSNDFGSIPNSYILKYENGNFSIVENEALQKAGMITDAVWDDYNNDGQADLIVVGEWMAPKFFKNNNGIFTEEHLIDSSLKGLWRQIEPFDIDNDGDTDFLLGNWGSNSKFKASPQHPMRMYHADFDGNGRTETIVCTYRNGAYYPLLGLDELSGQLVKLNKIFTAYKDFAGQPIEVILGENNLDKATILEVDELKSGYLKNENNRFTFVPFKNELQVSPITSFLSFDFDFDGQDEVLAAGNYFGVTPFHGKFDAFPGALIKNENDVVLGNKIELDFSDKAIKGLNIVHVDKKPYLLVTINNNKAQVYQLLK from the coding sequence ATGAATAATTTCAAGCTAATAATAGTACTATTTGGGTTGTTAACGGTATCGTGTAATCAAAAAAATGACCCTTTATTCATTAGTGCCACATCGCAAAACACGGGGCTTAATTTTAAAAACACTATTACCGAAACCAACGATTTAAATATTCTTGATTACATCTATTTTTACAACGGTGGCGGTGTTGCCCTAGGCGACATAAACAATGATGGTTTACCCGATATTTTCTTATCTGGCAACCAGGTAAAAAACAAACTATACCTTAACAAAGGCAATTTAAAATTTGAAGACATTACAGATAAAGCCAATGTTGGTGGAAACAGCTCTTGGAATACTGGTGCTATTATGGGCGATGTTAATGGCGACGGACTTTTAGATATATACGTTTGTGCGGTTGTGGGATTAAACGGTTTTAATGGCCATAACGAGCTTTACATTAACAACGGCGACCAAACTTTTACCGAGAAAGCAGCAGATTACAAACTCGATTTTCAATCATACAGTACATCTGCAGCATTTTTGGATTATGATTTAGATGGCGATTTAGACCTATACCTATTAAACCATGCGGTGCATACTGACGATTCGTACAAAGGGGTTAGCATTCGCCAAAAAAGAAACGATAAAACAGGCGATAAACTATTGCGAAATGATGGCGGAATATTTACCGATGTAAGTGAAACTGCCGGTATTATTGGAAGTATTAGTGGTTACGGATTGGGGGTTAGTATTGCCGATTTTAATCAGGATGCCTATCCGGATATTTATGTTGGTAATGATTTTTATGAAGATGATTATTATTACTTGAATAATGGTGATGGCACATTTTCCGAGAAATTAAGAGACTATTTTGGGCATGCCAGTAGGTTTTCCATGGGAAATGATGCGGCAGATATAAATCATGATGGCTGGCCAGACCTCATGTCGTTGGATATGTTGCCCGAAGACGAAGTGGTTTTAAAATCATCGCAAGGTGATGATAACGTGCAAACGCAAAACGTAAGAAAACTTATGTTTGGCTATCATTATCAATTTACCAGAAATATGCTGCATGTAAATCAGCATAATTCAAATTATTTGGAAACTGGTTTGTTAAGCGGTGTTGCTGCAACCGATTGGAGTTGGAGCTGTCTTTTTGCAGATTTTAACCAAGATGGAATGCAGGATATTTTTGTAACCAACGGCATTTTAAAACGCCCTAACGATTTGGATTTTACCAACTTCTTTTCAAACGATAAAATCCAAAACAACAGACACAATTCCAAATTAATGAATCAAGAAGCCTTGGACGCCATGCCTTCTGGAAAAGTTAGCAATTATATGTTTAAAGGCAGTGAAAATTTAGTTTTCAAAGATGTTTCAGAACAATGGATTCCCGATGAAAAACTGGTCTCCGGGGCAACCGCCTTGGCAGATTTGGATAACGACGGCGATTTGGATATTGTAGTTAGCAATCTCAATGAAAACGTTTCGCTTTACGTGAATCAAACCAACAATCTGCCAACAAACAAAACCAGTTACCTCAAAATAAAATTCAATTACACCAACCCCAATGCTTTTGGTATTGGCTCCAAGGTTTTTGCATACCACCAGGGCAAACTTCAGTATAAAGAACTCTACACCGCAAGGGGTTTTCAAGCCTCATCAGAACCTATGGTTCATTTTGGTTTTGACAGCATCAAAAACATAGATTCCTTAAAAATAATATGGCCCAATAAAACGAGCCAAACTATTAAAAATGTGGCGCTAAATCAAACCTTAACCATTAAACCAAACGGTGCAACACCCTTTGACTACAAGTCGCTTTTAAACAATCAGACCAAACTGTTTAAAAAATTGGATGATAATTTAGGGATTGATTTTACACATGTTGAAGACAAGTATCTCGACTTTAACCGCCAAAAACTTATCCCATATCGTGTTTCGGATAGAGGGCCTGCCGTTGCTGTTGGCGATTTAAATAACGATGGAAAAGAGGATGTTTATTTTGGTGGCTCAAAACAAAAAGCATCGAAAATCTATTTTCAAACCGATACATCGTTTATCGAAAAAAGAATAAACAGTATCGCTAACGACTCCATAAAAGAAGAAGTCGCGGCTGTTATTGCCGATTTTAATAAGGATGGTAAAAACGACATTATTATTGGTTCTGGCGGTGGCGATTATTCAAATAAAACAAAACCGTTACTCGACAGTTACTTTCTCCAAAATGATGAAGGTTTTACAATAGAAACCTTTCCGGAGTTCTACGAAAATGCCTCGGTAATTATTGCAAACGATATTGATAATGATGGTGATTTGGATGTTTTTATCGGAAGCAATGCCGTGTCGAACGATTTTGGAAGCATTCCCAATTCATATATTTTAAAATATGAAAACGGCAATTTTTCAATAGTCGAAAATGAAGCATTACAAAAAGCTGGAATGATTACCGATGCCGTTTGGGATGATTATAATAATGATGGTCAAGCAGATTTAATTGTAGTGGGCGAATGGATGGCTCCCAAATTCTTCAAAAACAACAATGGTATTTTTACCGAAGAACACCTTATTGACTCCAGCCTAAAAGGGCTATGGCGACAAATTGAACCGTTTGATATTGATAACGATGGCGACACAGATTTCCTTTTGGGAAATTGGGGCAGCAACTCAAAATTTAAGGCGTCACCCCAACATCCAATGCGCATGTATCATGCCGATTTTGATGGAAACGGGCGCACGGAAACTATTGTTTGTACCTACAGGAATGGTGCCTATTATCCGCTGTTAGGATTGGATGAACTTTCGGGGCAACTGGTTAAATTGAATAAAATTTTTACCGCTTACAAAGATTTTGCAGGTCAACCTATTGAGGTTATTTTAGGTGAAAACAATCTTGATAAAGCCACGATTTTAGAAGTTGACGAGCTTAAGTCGGGTTACTTAAAAAACGAAAACAATCGCTTTACATTTGTGCCTTTTAAAAATGAATTGCAAGTTTCGCCCATAACCTCTTTTTTAAGTTTCGATTTTGATTTCGATGGACAAGATGAAGTTTTGGCAGCTGGAAATTATTTTGGAGTTACGCCGTTTCATGGTAAATTCGATGCCTTTCCGGGAGCACTCATCAAAAATGAAAACGACGTTGTCTTAGGAAATAAAATAGAACTCGATTTTAGCGATAAAGCCATCAAAGGTTTAAATATTGTTCACGTTGATAAAAAACCATATTTGTTAGTTACCATCAACAACAACAAGGCTCAGGTTTATCAACTTTTAAAATAG